The genomic region AGAGCTAAGGAGAAAAGCACGGACCAACCTTCAGCAAAGGCCCCATTTTGTGTTGTCTTAGCTGCTTGCCCgccagggggaggggcgccatgtgttgtgttgtggcAGCAGCTGTGGCATGGTCAGTCAGTAGTAGTAGGTGTCcttagttttttttttttgtgctTCCTGTcctctcttcatcatcttcgacaTCTTCATCACGAACTTCCTTCGGCCTTAATTTTTGAATTGTGCGTCGTGTGCGTGTCTCTCGTGATCCGCGCGTACTATATTCATTCTCAAGTTGCAGTCTGGGCCTaactcaccacccccactcTTCTCGGACCTTAGCTTCGTGACCTACCTACCCAAGTTGGAGCGTGTCATTCCCAATTATAACCTGCTTTCTTGAGAGGAGCAACAAGAACTTCGAAGGGGCCAGCTTGCTTTTCTCGTTCACCAACTTCCTTTCTTACGCTCGTTGTAAAAGTCGAaccatttttttttaatacaCCGCAACTACCCGCTTTACGCACTACCCCGAGAGCGCGCACGCAATCGTCAGACGTCGAGTCCATCGTTCACGGTTTAGCAAACCTACACCGAGTTATCCCCCTCAACAAGCAATCATGAAGGGTACGTGCCTCTTCTAGACGGACTTATTCAAGATGGACGGGAAGCTGACTTTGTCCTTCTTCACAGCCCTAATTCTCGTCGGCGGCTTTGGCACTCGCCTTCGCCCTCTCGTACGTTCTGttgccctcccctccctccattCCACGCTCCCTTTCGATGGTGCCCAACACATCACGAACCAACACCGGCGATCtagcccccctcccttcccacACCGGCGGGCCTTCACCATTGATTACGAGAGACCGTTGCGACTTCACCGTTCAGGAAACCTCGAGTAGCTAACCTTTGTATCGCTCATCAGACTCTGACCCTCCCCAAGCCTCTGGTCGAGTTCGGCAATAAGCGGATGATCCTGCACCAGATCGAGGCCCTTGCAGCTGCTGGTGTTACCGACATTGTATTGGCTGTCAACTACCGCCCTGAGATTATGGAGAAGTACCTGGCCGAGGTTTGTCCAGTCCCACACCACTACATACCAAAGTGACAAGCCCACTAAGATGCATCTTCTTTCTCAAAACACAGTACGAAAAAGAATtcggcatcaacatcaccatctcgATCGAATCCGAGCCCCTCGGCACGGCCGGCCCGCTCAAGCTCGCCGAGGAGGTGCTCCGTAAGGACGACACCCCCTTTTTCGTGCTCAACTCGGACGTGACGTGCGATTACCCCTTCAAGGAGCTCGCCGCCTTCCACAAGTCGCACGGCGACGAGGGGACCATTGTCGTgaccaaggtggaggagcccTCCAAGTACGGCGTCGTGGTTCACAAGCCGGGGCACCCGACCAAGATTGACCGCTTCGTCGAGAAGCCGGTCGAGTTTGTGGGCAACAGGATCAACGCGGGCATGTACATCCTCAACACGTCGGTCCTTGACCGCATCGAGCTGAGGCCCACCTCGATCGAGCAGGAGACCTTCCCCGCCATGGTGAAGGACGGGCAGCTGCACTCTTTTGACCTGGAGGGCTTCTGGATGGACGTCGGGCAGCCAAAGGATTTCTTGACGGGGACGTGCCTGTACCTGTCGAGCCTGGCGAAGAAGCAGAGCAAGCTGCTGACCCCGACCACGGAGCCGTTTGTGTACGGGGGGAACGTGCTGATTGACCCGAGCGCCAAGATTGGGAAGAACTGCAGAATAGGGCCCAACGTGACGATTGGGCcggatgtggtggtgggggatggggtgaggCTGCAGAGGTGTGTGCTGCTCTCGGGGGCCAAGGTGAAGGATCACGCTTGGGTGAAGAGCACGATTGTGGGGTGGAACAgtgtggtggggaggtgggcgaggttggagaaTGTGACGGTGTTGGGGGATGATGTGACGATTAGTGATGAGGTTTATGTTAATGGGGGGAGTGTGCTGCCTCACAAGACGATCAAGGCCAATGTGGATGTGCCGGCTATTATTATGTAAGGGCGGGGTTTTGAGGGGACAGAAATGGGGGATTTATATGGGATTGTAATTCATGGTATTCTGGGAGGGCTGGGAGCAGttgggtgggaaaggggcccaggttatttttttttcttgtgagaagaagaattgTTTTTTCGTTTGAGATGTTATaagattttttttaaaaaaaagagggagagagagagagagggagagagaaatggAAACACTCCACACACATTTGATGTTGAGATATATTCAAGCTATTTGGTGAAGGGTAATTGGGTGTTGAAGAACCAATGTATACAGACGGTGACAATAGGAGGGCAAGGATTAGCAAAGAATAGTATGGTAatatatcaccaccaccaccagcaaccagcGCCTTTTTATGTCACAAGTCCATGATAGCAAAACCTCGCCCTTGTTGCGCCAATtctccaaacccacccatccacccgTCCTTTCCCGTGCTGATAAAAGCCCATAAATAATTGCTGAATAATTCTACAAAAAAGAAGCCCTTGCTATAGGTGTCCTAGGCATTTATCCCCAACTCCTTTGCGAAGCCCCGTCGTCGTGATGATGCTTGTGATGGTAGGTAGTGATTACTCCTCCATCtggtccaccaccccattcgtctcttccccatcctcctcatcctcctcattcCCAGCCGTCAACCCCAGTATCCTAGCGTATTGCACCGTCGTCCTCTGCAAATCCCTGAATTTGCCTATTTTGTCATATCAGTCCCTGTTCTCATGAAAAAGAGCAAGGCGATGAAAAACTTACCAAgaatcaacaccacccccttcagcaactccttcctctcccaaccACAAATCACCTCTCCCTTATCAAACCAgccccttccctttccctccccatccttaTTGTCTTGCAACACGCCCCCTACCAACGTGTTGAGTAATTCCTCCACCTTTGACCGCAATCCTTCGGCACCGATCCGTTTGGCGTACATGAATAGATACAACCTAAACTCCTCCTTTGCCCCCAAGGCCAGAGCACCCGCCATGCGGTTCTCCAAGTGGGCGACAGAGACAACCGATTCGAACCCTTCAAACCCGTCCTTGGCTACGAGTTGCTTGATCAGTCGCTGCAAGGTGTACGCCCGTCCCTTGACGAGGAATTCTGTTGTCGTGTGCCGCTCCAAGTGGGGGATTATACCCGCCGAAATGTCGGGtttatcatcaccacctgaCTTTGGTTTCTTCGCCGGCGCCGAGGGGCCAActgctgttgaggagagggcggtAAGCGACGAGTCGTTGCTGTTCCAGTATTGGGATCCTAGCGCCCACCAGGACTCGGAGAGGCGTTGCCAGGTGTATAATGTGGGCGAGTAGTAGAATCCGTCGCCGTTGGAGAGGGTTACCACGATTGTGCCGAGACTGTTGAGGTGGGCGGAGGTTACTCCCGGGGCAGCTGTTGGTCCGTCTGGAGATAAAGAAGTGATGGCAATGTCGAGGATGGGGGCGAGGGATACGGGTGGGTGGGCAGCGGACATGGTTTTTATGTTGAAGACGTGGCACATGCCTACTGATGTTACGCATAAGAGCCAGTGGTCTCTCGACTCGAGGATTATGGGTTGGGACTCGAGTATAATGCCGTTCAAGAGGCGGCGGCCGGCGGGCGTCCAGGTGTGGAGTGTGCCGTCTTCGCAGGCGGCTGCCCAGAAGTGCTTGTTGCCTGTtaggaggatgatggcgcGGGGGAGGTAGTCTTGCCAGAGGAGGGCACCGCGCTTGGTGGCGGTAATATGGGAGGGTTCGCGGGGGCGGGCGGGGTTTTTGGcctcgaggatggtgttttCTGGGATTTTGGAGGCTTCTTCGAGTGTGGATTCCCCTTGAAGGACTCCCTTTTCGAGGGCACGGACAATGTGAGAGCGGATTTTGGGAACTGCTAGTCGTACTTGGGAGAAGGATACCGAGGGGCTTACGACGGCTGAGCGGAGGAACTCTGGCGTTGGGACGAGGCCTTGAGCGGGTGATGTGAGGGTTGCTGGCTCAAGGCCGTCGACTGTGTCAGCCATGATTGGTACAGGACCTGTTGCTAGCCGCTTGTTGGgttcatcctcttcctccccgtcaaGCACAACAGCTTTTCTCTTGGTGCCTAGCAACAAGGCGGCGATACCGCCTTTTGGTAGCCCATGGGAGGGTTTTGAAAGATCAATCACCGTCTGAGGCGTCTCACTTTGTATCGCAGTCTTGGACTTCGCGCCCACTAGCTGCGATTGTGGTAATGACAGTAAGCCAGTGCCGGATGACGAGACTAGCAGAGGTGCAACCCTCTTCCTTCCATCCTTCGTTACCTGCACCCGGGACTTCAGTTCGTTGATGCGCTCTGCAGCCTTGTCGGCACTCTCTGCGGCCGGTGTCTCCTTGCCTGACTTGGGCTCAGAAGTGTCATTTGTCTCTCCATTCTTGACCGCGTCACCGTTCTTTGCCTCGCCGTTCTTTGTTGACTTGGTGCCATTTGTTGTGGCAGCCGTGTCACTCTtcgaagcagaagcagcagcagcagcagcagcagcaggcagaTCTCCCATCAGAGCCCCCATCCGGGACTCGGCCCCTCGCAACTCGCCAGCCTTGCTGTGATTCTCAAGGTGTAGCCCATCAACATCTTCTGCAGTTCCCATTCCCTTTCTGGCAACCCCGTACTTCTCGAGAGCCTTGTCGTTCTCCTCTGCCGTTGCTACCCACCCCAGCTCGCCAACTTCAAACTGGACCACAACGATGTTTCCATCTAAGCTGCAGGCAAACAAGGTCTGGCCATCTGGGGCCCATGCCAAGTCTGAAATGGACTTGGATGCTACATCCTGCACAATCACAACTGGCCGAGAGGTGTTTGTGTTCCATATACTCAACGTCTTGTCCTGACCAGCAGAGGCAATGACTGTCACCAGTGATCCGGATGCGCCCTTCTCGGCCGGGTTTTGGGTATGGAACAAACGAGGCGAGAACATACACGCCTCAGTTGGGCCTTCGTGACCAATCAAGTTGATCTGGCTGTCCCATCTTGAACGCTCAATGATGGCCACACTGCTGACCGGGCCGTTTACTGCATTCGCCGCCGCGATGTGATTGCCATCTGGCGACCAACTACACCTCCGAAAGTACGTGGTGAGCGGGGAGCTCTTGAACGGCGCACTGATGGTAGTCTCGAGAACAAAGTTGTTGACCATATCGTGGGCGGTGGCATTCGGAGCCGGAGGGGTAAACCGGAAAATCTTGATGGTCCGGTCATCACCAGCGGTAGCAAAGAACTTATTGGCCGGGTCAAAGGTGATCCCCTTGACATGGCTTTGGTGAACAGCAAGTGTCTTTAGCTTTTCAAATGTGTGTCCTGACCATACCACCACTTTCGAATCAAGACCAACTGAGACGAGAATCGAGTTGTCGTAAGACCAGGCGAGGTCCTGGACGTCGCTGTCGTGGCCTACGAGGCGTTTGTGGGTTTTCCAATTCTCGATGGGCGGTGGCTCGTTGGTGCCGAATGTGGTGGCGTGTGATGGAGGGTTGCTGTCGAGCTGGTAGATGCAGATGACACGGTCGTCGGCGCCGGAAGCGAGGTAGCGATTATTTGGGGAGAATCGGACGGAATGGATGGTGCCCAGGTGGTGGCTCATGTGGCAGAGCTGTCGCGGGGCCGAGTAGCCTTCGACATGGCCATTGTAGATTGAATCGGTCGACCAGATGCGAACATGGCCATCTCCGCCAGCGGTGGCCAGTCTCTTTCCATCCTGGGAGACGTGGCAGCTGTAAACCTCAAAGTCCTTCTGTTCGCCTGTAGGCAGCCGCGCGCAGCGATGGTCAGCAATTCCGAGGTGTTTTCAAGTGCAGAGGGAATTCAAGAGAGAAAACTCACCACTATGGCGAAGCCACGAAGGCTTGATGATGTACATGTTGTGTTGGGTGTGCCAGTAACTAAGGATGGACGTATGTACTTATGACGAAGTTTTGGCGATATGGATAGTGATGGTTGAAAGAAGCACGCGTGCGCGCGCCGGACCGCGTCCGCTAGCCAGGTCTAATTAGAAGGCCGTAAGGCGCGCGCCCAGCGGAGGGGAGTGCTGGGCCAGTTTTTTCTTATCGAGATCTCGGCTAATCGGACATTTGCATCACCGTCAATCAAGATGGGTACACTATTTGGAGCTGCAAGACCCGTTCTCGTGTAGGCCATAAGCTTCTCGGATTTCCGCATCCGTAGGACTTTAATCAGGTCAACTCCTTATGGGGTTCGACAAAGTATACATTTCCAGTCTGATGGTGTATTCATTAACCGCTGTACAATCCACATGGATCCCTGATGTTGATTTCGTTCCAAGTTCCAACAGCTTGGAATTCCAAAACCATGGTCCAAAACGGGCTAGCGCCTTTGAGCTGCTGCCAACTTTATTTTTAACGTGGGGTGCAGCAGCCATcacccctcaccctcccttGTCacagcaccttgatggcccaCCATCCTACATCGTCATTCTTTCACCTGCCATCCGGACAAAAGACCGCTTGCGACATTCTCTCTCATTCCCCAGCCCTTACCCCTTGGGTTCCTGGACCTGGCTGGCACATCAAACCATCCACTCCAGGCTGGGCTCAAACGAAGCACAGC from Podospora bellae-mahoneyi strain CBS 112042 chromosome 4, whole genome shotgun sequence harbors:
- the HIR1 gene encoding HIR complex subunit (EggNog:ENOG503NUB8; BUSCO:EOG09260U6R; COG:B) codes for the protein MYIIKPSWLRHSGEQKDFEVYSCHVSQDGKRLATAGGDGHVRIWSTDSIYNGHVEGYSAPRQLCHMSHHLGTIHSVRFSPNNRYLASGADDRVICIYQLDSNPPSHATTFGTNEPPPIENWKTHKRLVGHDSDVQDLAWSYDNSILVSVGLDSKVVVWSGHTFEKLKTLAVHQSHVKGITFDPANKFFATAGDDRTIKIFRFTPPAPNATAHDMVNNFVLETTISAPFKSSPLTTYFRRCSWSPDGNHIAAANAVNGPVSSVAIIERSRWDSQINLIGHEGPTEACMFSPRLFHTQNPAEKGASGSLVTVIASAGQDKTLSIWNTNTSRPVVIVQDVASKSISDLAWAPDGQTLFACSLDGNIVVVQFEVGELGWVATAEENDKALEKYGVARKGMGTAEDVDGLHLENHSKAGELRGAESRMGALMGDLPAAAAAASKSDTAATTNGTKSTKNGEAKNGDAVKNGETNDTSEPKSGKETPAAESADKAAERINELKSRVQVTKDGRKRVAPLLVSSSGTGLLSLPQSQLVGAKSKTAIQSETPQTVIDLSKPSHGLPKGGIAALLLGTKRKAVVLDGEEEDEPNKRLATGPVPIMADTVDGLEPATLTSPAQGLVPTPEFLRSAVVSPSVSFSQVRLAVPKIRSHIVRALEKGVLQGESTLEEASKIPENTILEAKNPARPREPSHITATKRGALLWQDYLPRAIILLTGNKHFWAAACEDGTLHTWTPAGRRLLNGIILESQPIILESRDHWLLCVTSVGMCHVFNIKTMSAAHPPVSLAPILDIAITSLSPDGPTAAPGVTSAHLNSLGTIVVTLSNGDGFYYSPTLYTWQRLSESWWALGSQYWNSNDSSLTALSSTAVGPSAPAKKPKSGGDDKPDISAGIIPHLERHTTTEFLVKGRAYTLQRLIKQLVAKDGFEGFESVVSVAHLENRMAGALALGAKEEFRLYLFMYAKRIGAEGLRSKVEELLNTLVGGVLQDNKDGEGKGRGWFDKGEVICGWERKELLKGVVLILGKFRDLQRTTVQYARILGLTAGNEEDEEDGEETNGVVDQMEE
- the MPG1 gene encoding mannose-1-phosphate guanyltransferase (COG:M; EggNog:ENOG503NTZ3); its protein translation is MKALILVGGFGTRLRPLTLTLPKPLVEFGNKRMILHQIEALAAAGVTDIVLAVNYRPEIMEKYLAEYEKEFGINITISIESEPLGTAGPLKLAEEVLRKDDTPFFVLNSDVTCDYPFKELAAFHKSHGDEGTIVVTKVEEPSKYGVVVHKPGHPTKIDRFVEKPVEFVGNRINAGMYILNTSVLDRIELRPTSIEQETFPAMVKDGQLHSFDLEGFWMDVGQPKDFLTGTCLYLSSLAKKQSKLLTPTTEPFVYGGNVLIDPSAKIGKNCRIGPNVTIGPDVVVGDGVRLQRCVLLSGAKVKDHAWVKSTIVGWNSVVGRWARLENVTVLGDDVTISDEVYVNGGSVLPHKTIKANVDVPAIIM